The genomic interval CGTCATCGGCATGATCATCGCGTTCCTCATCCTGACGACCTTCGTGGTGCCGAAGTTCGCCAAGATATTTACCCAGATCAATATGGAACTGCCGCTCCCGACAAAGATCCTGATCTGGCTTGCCGATACGCTAAAGAATTACTGGTGGGCGCTCATCATTGCCGCCGGCGGGATCGCGGCGTCGTTCATTCGCTATACCAAGACCGAGAAGGGAGCACTCTGGTGGGATCAGACCCTTCTGAAACTGCCGATCTTCGGCCCGCTCGTTCTGAAGACCGCGATGACCCGTTTCACCAAAATGTTCGAGACGCTCTCAAGGTCGGGCCTGCCGATTCTACAGATATTTGAGGTCGTCTCGCGCACCATTGGCAACAAGGTGCTCGGTATTGCGCTGCTCAAAGCATCGGAGTCTATCGAACATGGCCGCGGTGTCGCCGTATCACTTTCGGAAACCGGGCTGTTCCCTCCGCTGGTGGTGCGGATGATCGCTGTCGGTGAAGACTCCGGCGCCATCGACGACATGCTCGCCAATATCAGCGAATACTATGACTCCGAAGTCCAGTCGACGGTCGAAGGGATGACCGCGCTGATCGAGCCTATTTTGACCGTCGGTATGGGGGCGATGGTAGTCGTGTTGGCGCTCGCGATCTTCCTCCCGATGTGGAACATGATGGAACTGGCGCAGCAACATTAGAGCGAATTACGACCAGCATTTGACGACCAACGAACCCAGCCACAAAAGTCTCCTTCATCTTAGCCAAGGCCGCCCA from Calditrichota bacterium carries:
- a CDS encoding type II secretion system F family protein, which translates into the protein MPTYSYVAINESGSEVRGTLDAADESAVQRSLEGQDLLPLKITAGGKAEAKAPAASSAAATGKKKKVTDRDIIDFTRQLVTLIKAGVPILTSLETLASQSSNPVFAETLIAVASDIASGSDFSAALMKHPKIFSELYCNAVRAGEVGGVLDEVLTRLTAVMQRDWEIRKSVKSALRYPIIVVIGMIIAFLILTTFVVPKFAKIFTQINMELPLPTKILIWLADTLKNYWWALIIAAGGIAASFIRYTKTEKGALWWDQTLLKLPIFGPLVLKTAMTRFTKMFETLSRSGLPILQIFEVVSRTIGNKVLGIALLKASESIEHGRGVAVSLSETGLFPPLVVRMIAVGEDSGAIDDMLANISEYYDSEVQSTVEGMTALIEPILTVGMGAMVVVLALAIFLPMWNMMELAQQH